The Denticeps clupeoides chromosome 10, fDenClu1.1, whole genome shotgun sequence DNA window ACTTgaattaattagattttttttgcagtcttATAATTGATGATGAATAAAGAATCTTGAGTTGTGtgtactttttgtttttttgtgctgttcAGTTCCAAGCAATCAGTGAGTCAAAAATCATTGCGAGGACCGTGTGGCAGTCCCAGGAGAAGATGCGAAGTGTCCTTCCTTTTAATCTGACTATACAGCTTCTCGCCGGCAAGCCTCTACCATACAAGCGTAAGTCAGAACAAAGCAGTTCACTTGTTGCTCTGATTGTTCCAGTTGCAGTACGTGGATTGATGTGATTCGTTGAATTGCTCTGCTGCTAATCATCGGACTATAATGTATCATTATTAGGGTTGTAGGGATTAACTGGTtttattctaaaaaataaaaacactaccGCAATCCATTAGCAAACTCGGACAACGCTACAAATTATTTAGTTCATGTAGTGTTGTTGGCTACTGATTGAAGATCTTTGTCTATAACAAGCTTTATGTTTCCTTCTCTGGAAGTCTCATAAAAAGGGAATTTCAAACATAGCCTGTTTGTGACAGTCCTGAAATGGTAAAGCGTTTGTCTGCAGATCACGGTCGTTTTAAGTAGGGTGATCAGACGTGTGGGCGAGTTGAATTTTTGGTGTCCTCTCAGACTGTGCAGACAGTGTTCAGTAGTAGCGACAATCTTCTGTCACCTCATCGTTCAAGGCTGAGCTCAGGAAATGTGAACATTCTCACCTTTTTGCACTTCAACTTCAACTGATTTGTGaactgtgaaatgtgaaagCTCTAATCCGGACAGGTTTATCATTATTTTCTTGTCACTTCATTCAAATTAAGGATTTTGAGCTTGATGTGcacttatttacatatttaatttttcaaacTGTCCAAAAACTGCGACAAAAtaaattcacataaaaaaaatcaagataaTCATGAAATCTGGATTATTTAGTTGCAACCCTGATCATTATGATCAATGGCTTATGAAGGGCGCTGTTGTCTTCCAGAATACCTGACTGTGGGACTGTCTTCAGtcaagaggaaaaaagagagctACCTTCTGAACACTCTGCAGTCCATCTTTTCTCAGTCTTCCCCAGAGGAGCTGGCTCAGATAGTGGTGGTGGTCCTTCTGGCTGAATTTGATGCAAACTGGGTGATGGAGACCATGGAGAGCATTTCAAAGCACTTCAAGGACCAGCTGGACCAGGGTCTGATGTTGGTCATCCACACACCGCAGGATCAGTATCCGCCCCTGGTCGGGCTGAAGAGGAACTTCAACGACCCTCCGGACCGGGTGGCCTTCCGCTCCAAACAAAACGTTGACTACGCGTCTCTGGTCCACTTCAGCAGAAATCTGTCCGACTACTTCATCATGCTGGAGGACGATGTGAAGTGCTCCAAAAGGTTCCTCACaaccattaaaaagcacatCCATTCCAGGGGGAGCTCACCGTGGGTGACGCTGGAGTACTCCAAACTAGGATACATTGGGAAGCTGTACCACTCCATGGACCTGCCTCTCCTTGCACGTTTCCTGTTCCTCTTCTACCAGGAGATGCCTTGTGACTTCCTCCTGTCCCACTTCCGGACCTTGCTCATGCAAGACAAGGTCATTCGCTACCAGCCTTCCCTCTTTCAGCACATGGGCACATATTCGTCTTTCCAGGGCAACTTGAATCACCTGAAGGACAGCGATTTCCATGAAAGCCCTGCGGATAACCCTCCTGCTGAcattcacacagacatcatTTTCTACCAGAATCACAGGCCAGAAAACGCCTACACCCAAAGCTCAGACTTCTTCTGGGGAAAAGCTCCGACTCTCACAAACTATTTTCTGGTGGCTTTCCACTCTCCTGTGATTCTGTCTCGGATTGTCATCAACACAGGATCAAAGGAGAAGAAGGATTTTATTTCATCTGCAGTGGTGGAGGCTGGACTGGTCTCAGTGAGGACCGGAAAGGGCCTGAACTGTTTGGAATTTTTCCTTCTTGGCTCTTTCAAGAATGGCCAGTTTGAGATGAATGATGTCCAAAAGGTGGTCAAATCCCCGTTCTCCTGTTTGAGAATCAGAGTGACAAAAGACCACGATAACTGGATTATCATACAAAACATATACCTCTGGACAGCCCGTTAAATCCCAAAGAGAAATTAATAAACGTGCCACACTGCCTATATGGACATGCCAAACACATATTTTAGAGCGTTGAGATCTGTATTTTTGTAGTATTTTACAATAAGAATACTGCAGGATTTTTTTAAGGTGGACTCCTCGTTTATTTCTGGTGGCCCCTCGTCCTTTCATTGCAATTTCTCTTTTTGTGAGAAGCATATTTTTTACAATCAGTTTCACCATATTTTACAGTATAATCAGTATAAATTCGGAAAAACACGTTAGAAATGGCACGGTAACATTTCATTGTGACCTGTTTGTGACAAAACTGCTACGTATCATATTACGACTGGGTCTGTAGCGCCAGGATGGACGTTCTAAAttgtgaagtgtttgtcattgtgatacacagcagcacagtacatggtgcacacagtgaaatgtgtcccctgcttttaacccatcacccttagtcaacagtgggcagccatgacaggcgcccggggagcagtgtgtggggacggtgctttgttcagtggtgccttggcggatccttaaccactaggccaccactgcaacacACTCTCCCGTAGGTACAGCTGCAATTGCCTGTAAACCAGAGTCTGATTATTGATGCTTGTGATGTCAAGTATGTTACCATGTAAGTTTGagaaaacaatattgtattcatgaaatttgattaattaaattatttgctGTATGTTGGAAAGTGACTGGTCAttttacacacatatttatatattatacaatTTGTGCTTTATACACAAATACGAATAACATCTGTCATCATATCTTTTATTATCTCAGCAACATATTGGCggagttaaaataaatgttccaaATTATGGTCGAAATGAATGTGCTTAAACATGAAAAGATTAGATGATGATGGGGGGAATTAAAGGGTATGATGTTATCAGATGCCAGAATCAGAGAAATccctttttctccccccttgAGGTCCCTTTTGAATCCCTTGGGACGCTGTTGCCAGGGAGCCTGCCATGACCAGGGTTAAAGACTCACATATGCCACTGTGCTTGATAAGGTGCTGGGGGGAGCCGGTGAGAATTAGGAGGATTATGATGAGAAAACATGCCTAGCTCTCCTACCAGGTGGATCAAGAACACGTGACGTGTGGGTTCTGCCGTTCACCCCCCCGATAACCCCAAATTACCAACAAGCGCTCGGAAACAATAATACAGAAAAATCACTTATCAACATAACCAATATTAAAGATAGAGAGATCGCCAGTGCTGTTTAATGGGACCCAAACACTATGGCCTGGGCAGTTGCAGTAGccaaatttaacatgaacaTGTATGATGTTTGGATGCCCTTAGAGTACAAATACTTTTACATCATACATTATACAATGTATAACAATCAGTCCCTTTGCTGCCTTGAGCACTTTCACCAAATGTCGGGAATCTTTGGAGCTATTTTGCCATTATTTTGTCAGCCTGAAGTGGtgatgagactttttttttttttttttcaatgccaAAAAAGTCGTCAGGCTTGCAGAATAAACCATGGCTTACTAGAACTTGGCAATGGAATCTGTCTTTGGGAATGTTGTCTTGCTGATGGGGAAGGAGGTGGAGCTGGTGCATGAGGCTAGACCTAGTTGGTCTCACTATACACATAGTGGAGGCATCTCTCCCACTCTGGACGTCCCGCAGGTGTTGGTATACTCAGTGTTGGAATCTGTTTTTGTGAATTTTCTCCTACAGTATTACTGTACTCGGTACTCAGCCTTCTTGGAGAAAGTACCTCAGCATTTAGTACTCCTAAATATTGATTTCAGTCCGCATCAATGGGCAATGATGGAGTATGAGTGAGAAACCTGATTGGGTGCATTTATGTCATAAATAAAGAAGATTTGGAGGCAATGAATTGTTATTGGACTCGGAAGTCAGCGATTGGCCAATATAAACGGCAAACCTTGCCGCTTACAGGCCACTGAAAATGTCTGGCCCCTGGTAAATGTATCGGTTTGGTAATCTGGACCAACAGAATTTGCTATAGCTTAACCCCAAGCACATCAGTTTGATCTGGATTGCAATTTGGTGTTTCTGGGCACCCGAACCATTTTTGTGCTGattagaaacaaacaaacaaaaaagtaataaatattaaagaaaaaatttaaatacatttatacgtATGGTTTAGATGAACAGATGAgaattccaaaaatatttcatttctagAACACAACAAAATCAAACATTAAGCAAGGGCCATTCTAATGGCAGGGGGGATGAGGGAAGCGTAAAAAAAGCCAGACCTTCCTTCTACTTGAAGGACCACCTGACAGTATAGGGAGTTCGGCCGAGTCCTCCTGATGTTACAGAGCTCGGACGACTTCTAACGGGTGAAGTCTGGAGAAAGTGACCCGGTCCGTGGGTCTGTGCAGGGCGTCAAAGCCATGCGGGCAATACGCAGTTCAAATGACGTGAAATTAACAAATCAGTTTGAAAGATGGTAAAACTGTTGATGAACAGGTTAAACAGATGAAGTATTTAAAGACTTGCTCTATTCTAGAGTCATACTAGAAATAAGCAGCCATGTCTTCTACAAAGTTGAAAATGTTTAACTAAACTGGCAACATGCAGGACGTGGGGACgtttcagtggcacttcagttgACTTGAAGCGGGCAGGGGGTTCACGTTTGTTCTGAGGGAAGATAAGGGAGCGTGAGGATCTGCGAGGATTATGATGAGTATAAAAGCAGCGGGACGACTGAACAACATTGCCAGCATCCTGCAGGCAAAGTAAGAAGACAGAGAGTATTCTAACTGAGGGTCATTCTTCACGTTTTGAAGCTGAAGGTAGGCTGTGTGAGTGAAATCAAGAGCATGAATTATGAAAGGGATGTAACGGATACACTTGATTGTCTTTTCAGAATTTCCTCCAGGTAGGGGTCCACAGTTTTGTACGTGGAGTTTATAAAAATGGGCGTGGCGGTGTTGGCTCGCAGCCTCGTCCTCGGGCTGCTGGGAGTGGGGGTTCTCCAGGCGTGCATGTTGCACAACATCACCCTCCACATGGAGAGGCATGAGTGTCATCACTGTCTGGCCATCAACACCACCATCTGCAGTGGACTGTGCTACTCTCAGGTGGGGAGAGTTTTTAAATACGTCTCCTGGGCCATAAACCCATAGATTAGTATGTTGTTATGATTAGTATGAGTAGAATATTGGTCTGTATTTCTATTTAAACATATTACTTGAGAAATATAGCTAATGTCagatttaataatttaataatggaCACATTAATATAAATTAACCTATCCAGTAATCCAATGAAAGGTTCCAGAAACCTCTTTCCTGTATTTATTCCATATGTTTAGTGAATTATACTTAATAGTTTGTTATGGTGAAGAGTACCATAAAGATTAATAACTGTAAAAACTAGTCATTTGAAAGATCACTTTTTGAAAATGACTTTTCTCATATTTAGTAATTAATTTGTTTGTCATATGTGTAGCAGGTCAGTCTGACAAATATTAATTTCTGACATATCTGACAAATATTACTATTAAAATGTCATGAAGTGGTTTGCTCATTCAATGTATATTTGGGTTTGGATGCTTTAGTAAAAAtatagttttacattttaaatgcaaattcaaTTGCTTATTGTTCTTTTGAATGCTCTGTTTCAGAAAAAGtttaattaatgtattttgtCCTTTACTAACATGgataatgagagaaaaaaaaatgaacctaTCAGCCACTATAACATGTTCTAAACTTACTCCTGATTAGCTTAGTCATTGTTttcatatttgaatatttaacaCTGATCCTTGGTAGAAAATCACACCCCTCATCACCCAGCCTCTTGTCTTTCTTTCAGGACACAAACATCAAAGAGTTTGTAGGAAAGCGCTTTCTGATCCAGAGGGGCTGCATCCCTCAATCGGTCGAGTACCATGTAGCTACGATGTCTAGGTGCCCGAACCACATCAACCCTCTCTTCTTCTACCCAGTGGcccaaaggtgccactgctccagGTGTAACACTGACAAGGCGGAGTGTGTCCCAAAGACCAGGATGACTTTCAAGTGTTCCAAACCACTCCACTCGGTCAACACAAGTTCCTTCAGAGGATTACCTTAAAAAAAAGCGTCTTTGTGTTCCACTCCCAAAACCACCCATTCAAATGTATATGAAACAGTTTACCAAAAACTCATACATTTAGACTCCTCTTTGTGTTTAAAAGACCTAACACGGTGACTGTTGTGTACTGAAACATAAATGATAATTAAACGACTCTTTAACTTAACACAATCACATATGTGTGCACTGACCAGAAATATTAAGGCTAGAGTgatcatttgtattttttcatgcCTCTTGGAGCTTATCTGTGATATATCACTTTACATCATATTGATTCATCAAtcgtgtgaaagtgaagtgattgtcattgttatacactgcagcacagcacaaggtgacacaacaaaatgtgtcctctgctttaaccatcacccttggtgagcagtgggcggccatgacaggtgcccggggagcagcgtgtggggtaTATAAACAGTTTTCCCATCTCTCTTTTTATGAAATGGCATTTAAATGAACCTTTAGGACAAAAACAATATCATCTTGAACATTCAGACAAAGCTGTAGTAcaatttgcattcatttcaatgcatttacTGTTGGTTCTTGTGGCATTTTAAGCCATTTTGAATAAACTGTAAAATAgtcaatagaatagaatagtcATCCATTAAATTGAGCACGATTCATGTGGTAATGCAGCAGTCACAAAATACCAGGACGCACCAGGTCACAGataaagaataaagtaaaaaaaaacatatatttttttaaatttacattttattgacaATGTGAGTGTGCAGGGTATTATTTATCTGTCTTGCGTCTTTCACATCTGtagtgctgtgtgattcatgtCTCACCTCGTTAATCACCCAGATCCATTAAATAAtccatgagtcacgaatctgaggtctccattgaaccaaatcCCAACTGCACCATGTCCAAATTGGTAAACTCATTCATCTTATAATCAAtaaaacatcaattactaccataaaaGTTCCATAATATCTGGCAGTTTCTTTGCACCTGCTGAATCACTCACAGATGGGTTAGCACTCCTCAGCAGAGTCAGTACATCCGGCTGTTCCTCTGGCTGGAAATTCTGATTCACACTGAGTGGCTCAGATTGAGTCATTTGTCATTTCTGCTGGCCACTTATCTGCGTGATAAGCAAGGGGATGTATGGCCATTATACATCCCACTCATGGTACTGATTGCGTTGTCCCTGGTACTCCAGTTGGTGGGCGGAGACTAGATATTTTCACAGGTGAGTGGGATGAAGTGGGATTTAGTGAAATAATATTTTGCCAGATGTGGTCATGTGATTTAGTTGAACATGTGAGAAACAAGAAAACAATGGAACAGACTGACACCACAACTTCTGTCATGGTCTTAACCATTGTGGTTATAAACATATTCATAACAGCATTGTGGCCACTTTGAGTCCACTAGGTGAGGATCGCGTGTCCAACTACACCCTGTTTCCTGTTTAGTAGGGCTGCTCATGTTAAAAAACTACTTCCTAGGAGGAAGAAAGCCCCCGTCTTGTCTTTAAAATCAGTGGCTTGCCTAATTTAGACACTGGCTCAGGGTGCCATGGATATTAGTTTGCTTCTGCTGATAACAGCATTCAACAAGGGGCATGTGTGGCCACATTTTATTCCAATTGTTCTGTTTATCCTGCTGTCACTGGCATTATAATTCTGTCATATGATGTCATGTGATTCTCTTTTGCAATACTGAGAGTGAAGAATAAGCAGACATGGTATAAGACTGACATCCTTGCACGGTCTGCATAATTGTCGTTGTGAATGTATTCATCACAGCAATGTTGACAGAATTAAATATGCACGAGCTGCCAGCATCTATACCAAGAAAAAGGCCACTAGGTGAGGATCACAGGTGAGGATCACATGTCCAACCCCaccctgtttttattttagtcttgGAGTTCATGTTGCAATATTCATGAATGTATTACAAATATTCAAGACATGAAGTGCAGTTGTGGCCTATAGCAGGTAAGCAGGTTCGTAATCGAAGAGTTGTGGGttaaaatcctgaactgccaaggggCCTGTAACAGAGCTAGCACCTGTTACCAGTACTCTGAACAGCCATATAGGGTAACCAAATGGTGTTTGGTCACAGGCGGCGTGGTAGCGGTGAAcatttgcacatctctgctctttttgcacattcttgCACATtgtgcacatgtttgtcttgtccagttatgtcctgtttgacctgttcatagtacagaaaagttctacttttctcctgtagaggaacttgtacagtatttaagctttagttttagtttagtgtgtatacacatacatatttttctttaatgattGCACTAGGGAGGgatgtctgtgtgaaacattatttcaatacaccgtatactgttgtactgacaataaatcaatcttgaatcttgaattttgaATCTTGACATAAATCGTAATTCAAtgtcagtattttattatttaattacaagCCTATTAAGACTGGCCCAAGTTTTTGGTTGGGAGAGAAGGGTGACTGGCgaaggagaggggagagagaaggtGAAGGAGAAGGTGACCTGGAAGCACCTACCAGCTCCACTGAagcaggaggagaggcagagCGAGCTCAGCAGAGGGCCAGTTCTCTGAGTCAGCCAGGCTGATGAAGGTCCTCATTCAGTCGCAAGTTGCACAGGAAGAGCGAATGGAGCAGGAGGTGGTGCGACAGGAGCAGCGATGGAGGACAATGCAGCATCAGTTCCAGCAGCTCCAAGGCCAAGGGGGCCATGTCAGGGCAGCCACCATCACCGCTCAGCTATCCTGCACAGGGGGATCTGCAGGTCCTCCATTAcagtaccactgaggtgccactgagcaaaagcaccttccccacacactgtgtgcctttcgtggctgcccactgctcaccaagggtgatggatgaaacgcagatgacacattttgttgtgtgcagtgcATTCACGAATTAGAGGTGTCTACATCAGCGTGTTCATCAACTCTGCTCTCTGTGGCCTGTGAGAGTGTGTCATTGATGTGTATGTGACGTTGCAGCAGCGCCTGCACACGATGTCCTCCAGAGGTTCATGATCTGATTGTACAGCCACCATACACATGCTGATGGAAGCATTTTGTAGCAAACACGATGGCTAGAAGCCATCTGAAGCTTTCTGAATTTGTGCGTACCTCTTCTCTGTGTCTGTAAGAGCACGGCAAGCAGGTTCCCAGTCCATCTTGTAGGGGCGAAGGATGTCTGAttaacaaactgattaacagttCCTGTTGGGGtgaccaatcagatttcaagggt harbors:
- the LOC114797611 gene encoding alpha-1,3-mannosyl-glycoprotein 4-beta-N-acetylglucosaminyltransferase C, producing MRCYWNRAVSLLIATCILVFLMSKISERVITTEHDQGGRMLHQVRSTASAGRSPQEMQNRSIRGQGSKTRPSPFQAISESKIIARTVWQSQEKMRSVLPFNLTIQLLAGKPLPYKQYLTVGLSSVKRKKESYLLNTLQSIFSQSSPEELAQIVVVVLLAEFDANWVMETMESISKHFKDQLDQGLMLVIHTPQDQYPPLVGLKRNFNDPPDRVAFRSKQNVDYASLVHFSRNLSDYFIMLEDDVKCSKRFLTTIKKHIHSRGSSPWVTLEYSKLGYIGKLYHSMDLPLLARFLFLFYQEMPCDFLLSHFRTLLMQDKVIRYQPSLFQHMGTYSSFQGNLNHLKDSDFHESPADNPPADIHTDIIFYQNHRPENAYTQSSDFFWGKAPTLTNYFLVAFHSPVILSRIVINTGSKEKKDFISSAVVEAGLVSVRTGKGLNCLEFFLLGSFKNGQFEMNDVQKVVKSPFSCLRIRVTKDHDNWIIIQNIYLWTAR
- the LOC114798059 gene encoding thyrotropin subunit beta-like, with the protein product MGVAVLARSLVLGLLGVGVLQACMLHNITLHMERHECHHCLAINTTICSGLCYSQDTNIKEFVGKRFLIQRGCIPQSVEYHVATMSRCPNHINPLFFYPVAQRCHCSRCNTDKAECVPKTRMTFKCSKPLHSVNTSSFRGLP